In Gossypium arboreum isolate Shixiya-1 chromosome 5, ASM2569848v2, whole genome shotgun sequence, a single genomic region encodes these proteins:
- the LOC108453115 gene encoding uncharacterized protein LOC108453115, whose product MSYRLLSSNIINTEWSALLKLQNFPNSNHIPNFFLLNRVRCCSNNYNNLEMEDLDPTKLIVINDQRSLDHKISAIRNAGPSKLQVIADFDATLTRYWVNGLRGQSSHGLLKQGNPEYDAKRQALFEYYHPLEFSPVIPLEEKTKLMEEWWGKTHGLLIEGGLTYDAIKSSVANSNIAFRDGVVELFELLEEKDVPVLIFSAGLADIIEEVLRQKVHRYFKNIKIISNQMVFDDSGRLVSFKGKLIHSLNKNEHALDMATPLHDQTGGIDGAVADNASVKQRTNVLLLGDHTGDLGMSDGLNYENRISVGFLNDNIEKNLESYRKAFDIVYLDDRPMWGVVDLAAELCSKFDG is encoded by the exons ATGAGTTACAGGTTGCTAAGCAGCAACATTATCAACACTGAGTGGAGTGCCCTTTTGAAACTTCAAAATTTCCCAAACTCCAACCATATTCCTAATTTCTTTTTGCTTAATAGGGTTCGGTGTTGCAGTAACAACTACAATAATTTGGAAATGGAGGATCTTGATCCCACTAAACTCATCGTTATCAATGATCAGCGGTCCCTCGACCACAAGATTTCCGCCATTCGTAATGCTGGCCCTTCTAAACTCCAG GTGATTGCGGATTTTGATGCAACTTTGACAAGGTACTGGGTCAATGGGCTCCGAGGACAAA GCAGTCATGGCCTTTTGAAGCAAGGAAATCCAGAGTATGACGCCAAGAGGCAAGCATTATTTGAATACTATCATCCATTAGAATTCTCCCCGGTGATTCCACTTGAAGAGAAAACCAAACTCATGGAAGAGTG GTGGGGGAAAACGCATGGTCTTCTTATTGAAGGAGGCCTTACATATGATGCAATAAAAAGCTCTGTTGCTAACTCTAATATTGCCTTTAGGGATGGTGTAGTTGAACTCTTTGAGTTATTGGAG GAGAAAGATGTCCCGGTTCTCATATTTTCAGCAGGGCTTGCAGATATTATAGAGGAG GTCCTGAGGCAGAAAGTTCACAGATATTTTAAGAACATTAAAATTATCTCAAACCAGATGGTGTTTGATGACAGTGGTCGCCTTGTATCTTTCAAAG GGAAGTTGATTCACAGTCTGAATAAAAATGAGCATGCTCTTGATATGGCTACACCTCTTCATGATCAAACGGGTGGCATTGACGGTGCTGTTGCAGACAATGCCTCAGTGAAGCAGAGGACTAATGTGCTACTTCTAGGTGATCATACTGGTGATTTGGGAATGTCTGATGGCTTGAATTATGAGAATCGTATATCTGTGGGGTTTTT GAATGACAACATTGAGAAGAATCTTGAGAGCTACCGCAAGGCTTTTGATATTGTTTACTTG GATGACAGACCCATGTGGGGAGTGGTGGATCTTGCAGCTGAGCTGTGTTCAAAGTTTGATGGTTAA
- the LOC108453116 gene encoding protein farnesyltransferase/geranylgeranyltransferase type-1 subunit alpha, which produces MDSREDDGGEPLSRMAEWRDVTPLPQDDGPNPVVPIAYKEEFRETMDYFRAIYKADERSPRALRLTRRAIHLNPGNYTVWHFRRLVLEALNADLDEELDFLQRIANSNSKNYQLWHHRRWVVERLGANARAKELNLIKKILSIDAKNYHAWSHRQWVLQALGGWEDELDYCQQLLEEDIFNNSAWNQRYFVVTRSPYLGGLKAMRASEVRYTVEAILANPNNECPWRYLQGLYKDDVKALVNDPEISSVCLKVINTKNNYVFALKMLLDLLCHGFQPCHEFRDSVVALRTSDTDPLGPDLSMAICDILEHVDSLRASYWIWRKNKLSVAAV; this is translated from the exons ATGGATTCAAGAGAAGACGACGGCGGAGAGCCACTTAGCCGGATGGCGGAGTGGCGTGATGTGACGCCTCTTCCTCAAGACGACGGTCCTAACCCCGTCGTCCCCATCGCCTACAAGGAAGAATTCCGTGAAACCATGGATTACTTCCGGGCCATCTACAAAGCCGATGAACGCTCCCCTCGTGCCCTCCGCCTCACCCGACGAGCCATCCATCTCAATCCTGGCAATTACACT GTTTGGCATTTTAGGCGACTCGTGCTCGAAGCACTTAATGCCGATTTGGACGAGGAATTGGATTTTCTTCAACGGATTGCTAATTCTAACTCTAAGAATTATCAGTTATG GCACCATCGGCGGTGGGTTGTCGAGAGATTGGGAGCTAATGCTAGAGCCAAGGAGCTTAATCTCATTAAGAAGATACTATCAATTGATGCCAAAAACTATCATGCCTGGTCACATAGGCAG TGGGTGCTTCAGGCATTAGGAGGCTGGGAAGATGAACTTGATTATTGTCAGCAACTTCTTGAAGAAGATATCTTTAATAATTCTGCTTGGAACCAG AGATATTTTGTTGTAACAAGATCTCCTTACTTGGGAGGCCTGAAAGCCATGAGAGCATCTGAAGTAAGATACACTGTGGAAGCCATTCTGGCCAACCCAAACAATGAGTGTCCATGGAGATACCTCCAAGGTCTTTACAAAGACGATGTTAAAGCTTTGGTTAATGATCCTGAGATCTCATCAGTATGTTTGAAGGTAATAAACACGAAAAACAACTACGTTTTTGCACTGAAAATGCTTCTCGATCTTCTTTGTCATGGTTTTCAGCCATGCCATGAGTTCAGAGATTCTGTAGTCGCTCTTCGAACTTCAGACACTGACCCGCTAGGTCCGGACCTGTCAATGGCAATTTGTGACATCTTGGAACATGTGGATTCCTTGAGAGCAAGCTATTGGATATGGCGCAAAAACAAGCTTTCTGTAGCAGCCGTATGA
- the LOC108453222 gene encoding dnaJ protein homolog — translation MFGRAPKKSDNTKYYEILGVPKTASQDDLKKAYRKAAIKNHPDKGGDPEKFKELAQAYEVLSDPEKREIYDQYGEDALKEGMGGGGGAHDPFDIFQSFFGGNPFGGGGSSRGRRQRRGEDVIHPLKVSLEDLYNGTSKKLSLSRNIICSKCKGKGSKSGASMKCSGCQGSGMKVSIRHLGPSMIQQMQHPCNDCKGTGETINDKDRCPQCKGEKVVQEKKVLEVNVEKGMQNGQKITFPGEADEAPDTVTGDIVFVLQQKDHPKFKRKGDDLFVEHTLTLTEALCGFQFILTHLDGRQLLIKTHPGEVVKPDQCKAINDEGMPMYQRPFMRGKLYIHFTVDFPDSLAPEQCKALEAVLPSRASVQLTDMELDECEETTLYDVNIEEEMRRKQAQAAQEAYEEDDDMHGGAQRVQCAQQ, via the exons ATGTTCGGGAGAGCACCAAAGAAAAGCGATAATACTAAATACTATGAGATATTGGGAGTGCCCAAAACCGCTTCCCAAGATGATTTGAAGAAGGCTTATAGAAAAGCTGCAATTAAGAATCATCCTGATAAAGGCGGTGATCCTGAAAAG TTTAAAGAGTTGGCTCAAGCTTATGAGGTGCTGAGTGACCCAGAGAAGCGTGAGATATATGATCAGTATGGCGAGGACGCCCTTAAAGAAGGAATGGGTGGAGGCGGTGGTGCCCATGATCCATTTGATATCTTCCAATCCTTCTTTGGTGGCAATCCTTTTGGTG GTGGTGGTAGCAGCCGAGGCCGAAGACAAAGAAGGGGAGAGGATGTAATTCATCCCCTAAAGGTTTCTTTGGAAGATCTCTATAATGGGACTTCCAAAAAGCTTTCTCTTTCACGCAACATAATTTGCTCCAAGTGCAAGGG GAAAGGGTCTAAATCAGGTGCATCAATGAAATGTTCTGGTTGTCAAGGTTCAGGAATGAAAGTCTCCATCAGACACCTTGGTCCTTCCATGATCCAACAGATGCAGCACCCTTGCAATGATTGTAAGGGTACTGGTGAGACCATCAACGATAAGGACCGTTGCCCCCAATGCAAAGGTGAGAAGGTTGTTCAGGAGAAGAAAGTCTTGGAGGTTAATGTTGAAAAGGGTATGCAGAACGGACAGAAGATTACTTTCCCTGGAGAAGCAGATGAAGCA CCCGACACAGTTACTGGGGATATTGTATTTGTCCTCCAACAGAAAGATCATCCAAAATTTAAACGAAAGGGTGATGACTTATTTGTAGAACATACGTTGACACTTACTGAGGCACTTTGCGGCTTCCAGTTTATACTGACCCACCTAGATGGTAGGCAACTTCTCATTAAGACCCATCCTGGTGAAGTGGTTAAGCCTG ATCAATGCAAGGCCATAAATGATGAAGGGATGCCTATGTATCAAAGGCCATTCATGAGGGGTAAACTATACATTCACTTTACCGTTGATTTTCCTGACTCCTTGGCCCCCGAGCAGTGCAAGGCACTCGAGGCTGTGCTACCTTCGAGGGCCTCAGTCCAGCTGACAGACATGGAGCTGGATGAGTGTGAGGAAACAACTCTATATGATGTCAACATTGAGGAAGAGATGCGTAGGAAGCAGGCGCAAGCAGCTCAAGAGGCTTATGAGGAAGATGATGACATGCATGGTGGTGCCCAAAGAGTGCAATGCGCTCAGCAATGA
- the LOC108453117 gene encoding prefoldin subunit 1 — MADEVNKTAFLEIQGRMIELTGKLKQVQNQMRTKEGEKKRAFLTLEELNQLPDDTNTYKSIGMLQKLFVLEPKSVLVNEQEQKLKDSESAIGSLQSSKEYMEKQLAEVENNLRELLQQDPGLARQIMSMSV; from the exons ATGGCCGACGAAGTTAACAAAACT GCATTTTTAGAGATTCAAGGTCGAATGATTGAGCTCACCGGCAAATTGAAACAG GTGCAAAACCAGATGCGAACGAAGGAAGGTGAAAAGAAGCGTGCTTTCTTAACATTGGAGGAGTTGAATCAGCTGCCTGATGATACAAATACATACAAATCCATAGGTATGCTACAGAAGCT GTTTGTTTTAGAGCCGAAGTCAGTTTTAGTGAATGAACAAGAACAGAAGCTGAAAGATAGTGAATCTGCAATTGGTTCATTACAG AGCTCAAAGGAGTACATGGAAAAACAGCTGGCGGAGGTGGAGAACAACTTGAGGGAGCTGCTGCAACAAGATCCAGGCCTCGCTCGTCAGATAATGTCGATGAGCGTGTAA